Proteins encoded in a region of the Melospiza georgiana isolate bMelGeo1 chromosome 2, bMelGeo1.pri, whole genome shotgun sequence genome:
- the MIX23 gene encoding protein MIX23 has translation MAAPSGAAICEDFAEFQELLRVMRTIDDRIVHELNTTIPTASFVGKVDPGQTCKELYESLMDAHTKRERIIKDCISQTSAVVKTLKEEREKAHEDATLLKQLRKEQTKLKLMQSELNVEEVVNDRSWKVFNERCRIHYKPPKSQ, from the exons ATGGCGGCGCCCAGCGGAGCCGCGATCTGCGAGGACTTCGCCGAGTTCCAG gagctgctcagggtgATGAGGACAATCGATGATAGAATTGTTCATGAGTTAAACACTACGATTCCAACAGCTTCCTTTGTGGGGAAAGTTGATCCTGGCCAGACGTGTAAAGAGCTGTACGAGTCT TTGATGGATGCTCACACCAAGAGAGAAAGAATCATCAAAGACTGCATCTCTCAGACTTCCGCTGTAGTGAAAACCCtcaaagaagagagggaaaaggccCATGAAGATGCAACATTATTAAAGCAACTCAGGAAAGAGCAGACAAAG TTGAAATTGATGCAGTCGGAGCTCAATGTTGAAGAAGTGGTAAACGACAGAAGCTGGAAG GTATTTAATGAGCGGTGCCGAATTCACTACAAGCCTCCAAAGAGTCAATGA
- the LOC131095547 gene encoding cystatin-A-like produces the protein MMPGGLSDTKPATPEVQQLVNQVKPQFESRAGMNCGVFTAIVYRTQVVAGTMYFIKVQVSDAVYVHLKVFQSLPHENLGPSLVSFETGKTRDDPLTYF, from the exons ATGATGCCTGGGGGCTTATCTGACACCAAGCCAGCTACTCCAGAAGTTCAGCAGCTTGTTAACCAG GTGAAGCCACAGTTTGAAAGCCGGGCAGGCATGAACTGTGGTGTCTTTACAGCCATAGTATATAGGACTCAAGTGGTTGCTGGGACAATGTACTTTATTAAG GTCCAAGTTTCCGATGCCGTATATGTCCACTTAAAGGTGTTTCAGAGTCTTCCTCATGAGAACCTGGGTCCCAGCCTTGTCAGCTTTGAGACTGGCAAAACCAGAGATGACCCTCTGACCTACTTCTAA